Proteins from a single region of Gossypium arboreum isolate Shixiya-1 chromosome 1, ASM2569848v2, whole genome shotgun sequence:
- the LOC108462736 gene encoding probable carboxylesterase 18, giving the protein MSSTKKNWPKLPLGIRLLIAAHSMSVDAFSRYDGSAVNRRLMNLFDPKASPSRKPDNGVVSSDIVVDTTRKLWFRLYSNTTTAGKMSIPIIVYFHGGGFAYMAANSMNYDDLCKRLAREIPAVVVSVNYRLSPEHRYPSQYEDGFDVLKFIDNPDFEGFSAFGNTDTSSKKAFFIAGDSAGGNLAHHVALKACQHQFSLLKLHGVIALQPFFGGEERTESELKLVGAPLISVKRTDWMWKAFLPHGYNRDHHVVNVFGPNSVDISDLPFPPTLVFIGGFDPLQDWQRKYVEGLNKSGKHVYKIEYPNAFHGFYAFPQLPDTSLLMAEIKNFVLKQLDQ; this is encoded by the coding sequence atgtCTAGCACAAAGAAGAATTGGCCAAAACTTCCATTGGGGATCAGACTTCTCATTGCTGCTCATTCTATGTCTGTGGATGCTTTTAGCCGCTACGATGGCAGCGCAGTAAATCGACGTCTCATGAATCTTTTCGACCCTAAAGCCTCTCCATCAAGAAAACCTGATAATGGCGTTGTGTCTTCCGACATCGTGGTTGACACCACCCGCAAACTTTGGTTCCGCCTATACAGCAACACTACCACCGCTGGCAAAATGTCCATTCCCATTATAGTCTACTTCCATGGTGGAGGCTTTGCGTATATGGCGGCCAATTCAATGAACTACGATGACTTATGCAAGCGACTTGCGCGTGAAATTCCTGCTGTAGTTGTTTCCGTCAACTACCGTCTGTCGCCTGAGCACCGATATCCGTCACAGTACGAAGATGGTTTTGACGTTTTAAAGTTCATTGATAACCCTGATTTTGAAGGCTTTTCTGCTTTTGGTAATACCGATACCAGTAGCAAGAAGGCTTTTTTTATTGCCGGAGACAGTGCAGGTGGCAACCTGGCGCATCATGTGGCCCTCAAGGCTTGCCAGCATCAATTTTCCCTATTGAAGCTTCATGGAGTTATAGCGTTACAACCTTTTTTTGGTGGAGAGGAAAGAACAGAATCGGAGCTCAAACTTGTTGGGGCTCCATTAATCTCTGTGAAGCGCACTGATTGGATGTGGAAGGCTTTCTTGCCGCACGGCTACAATCGGGATCATCATGTTGTTAATGTATTTGGCCCAAATTCTGTTGATATCTCAGATTTACCATTTCCACCAACCCTTGTTTTTATAGGTGGTTTTGATCCTCTACAAGATTGGCAGAGAAAATATGTTGAGGGATTGAATAAATCTGGAAAACATGTTTACAAGATTGAGTACCCGAATGCGTTTCATGGCTTTTATGCGTTCCCCCAGCTGCCTGACACATCCTTGCTAATGGCTGAGATCAAGAACTTCGTGCTGAAGCAATTGGATCAATAG